ATCTAATTATCTATTTGACATCAAGGACCCCAATGATACTTTGGAAATAATTCAACAAATAAAAGAGATAAGTGAATTTAGATAATTCGAAGAAGGCCGATCCATCAGATAACATGGTATTCACGCTGCGTCGCTATCGCTCCTTGGTCCGGCCAAGGTAGAAGAAGTGGAATCAAAGAGGCATTTCATTTGCAGAGAAGCTAAATCAGCCGGACAACTCTGCACTGCCTAACCGCGTCGCGGCCACTCCCTACGGTCGTTTAAGGCAGTGAGTGTTCGTGAATACAAGAACGTTAGACGAAAGATTATGAAAAATGACTGTGAGGCATATCCGGTGAAGACTGAATTAATTAAATTCATAAATGAACACTTCCATGAATTATGGATGGACATAAATGTCCGATTTGAACTTGGAGAACCATACCAGAATGGATCTGAAGAGAGAATTAATCAAGTGAACTATAGAGTTAATTCAATTTTCGATTTCATATTTAATAAAGACGAAGAAATCTATCTCTTCATTAAAGATCCCCAAATAGAAAATGACATAATGTTTGGTAATACCACTCCAAATTATTTATATGAATTATTAAACGATTTCGATCTAGAAGAAGATAAATATATTGAATATGACGAAGACTACGATGAAGCTGGAAACACAATACAAATTACTCGCGAGTTTCTCGTCAAGATCCTATATAGTCGAGTTCGGTATATACCATATAGAGAAATATTGAGTGGGATTGCAAATTATGAACAAGGTCGAGAACCTTCTATTGTTCAGAGCATCTATTTTGTCAGCATTTCGAAAGGAATTGTATTTTATA
Above is a window of Paenibacillus sp. FSL K6-1330 DNA encoding:
- a CDS encoding DUF3885 domain-containing protein, translated to MKTELIKFINEHFHELWMDINVRFELGEPYQNGSEERINQVNYRVNSIFDFIFNKDEEIYLFIKDPQIENDIMFGNTTPNYLYELLNDFDLEEDKYIEYDEDYDEAGNTIQITREFLVKILYSRVRYIPYREILSGIANYEQGREPSIVQSIYFVSISKGIVFYMYDDRGCIAYSNSKEKLKPLYTKNNEWIVNYWREYIDSIFKEV